One window of Leptotrichia sp. oral taxon 498 genomic DNA carries:
- the radA gene encoding DNA repair protein RadA, with product MKFICSECGYSSLKWLGKCPNCNSWGTFEEEVELKASKNIVSQDISISKISEIEIEKEFRMRTSFEEFDRVLGGGLIKGEVVLVTGSPGIGKSTLLLQLSQEYSKLGAVFYVSGEESASQIKQRADRVNVKSENLYIVSDTKIENIESIILKEKPKVVVIDSIQTMYSQNLSSIAGGVSQIRETTLKIIEIAKKNEISFYIVGHITKDGKLAGPKLLEHMVDAVLQIEGEENNYYRIIRSTKNRYGSTNEVSIFDIKENGISEVKNPSDFFISDRDEKNIGSIIVPVFEGSRVFLFEVQSLLGTPNFGMPRRTVEGYDKNRVEILSAVLSRSLKVDVNSKDIYINIPGGINLSDRSSDLAVVFSLLSSISGKPVSQKIAAIGELGLRGEVRKVSFIKNRITELEKLGFTGVYLPKSHKEELENEENNKSKRKIKLNYISNISELVERIK from the coding sequence ATGAAATTTATATGTTCAGAATGTGGCTACAGTTCACTAAAGTGGCTAGGGAAATGTCCAAATTGCAATTCCTGGGGAACATTTGAAGAAGAAGTGGAATTAAAAGCATCTAAAAATATAGTATCTCAAGATATTTCCATAAGTAAAATTTCAGAGATAGAAATAGAGAAAGAATTTAGAATGAGAACTTCGTTTGAGGAATTTGACAGAGTTTTAGGCGGGGGACTGATAAAAGGAGAAGTGGTGCTCGTAACAGGAAGTCCTGGAATTGGAAAGTCGACACTACTCCTTCAGTTGTCACAGGAATATTCAAAATTGGGAGCAGTTTTTTATGTTTCTGGGGAAGAATCAGCAAGTCAGATAAAGCAAAGAGCGGACAGAGTAAATGTAAAAAGTGAAAATTTGTACATTGTGAGCGACACAAAAATTGAAAATATCGAAAGTATTATTTTGAAGGAAAAACCTAAAGTTGTTGTAATTGATTCGATTCAGACGATGTATTCACAAAATTTGTCTTCTATTGCTGGAGGTGTTTCTCAAATTCGGGAAACTACGTTAAAAATAATTGAAATTGCGAAAAAAAATGAGATTTCCTTTTACATAGTCGGACATATAACGAAAGATGGAAAATTGGCGGGACCGAAACTTTTGGAGCATATGGTTGATGCCGTATTGCAGATTGAAGGAGAAGAAAATAACTATTACAGAATAATTCGTTCAACAAAAAATAGATATGGGTCAACAAATGAAGTTTCTATTTTTGATATAAAGGAAAATGGAATAAGTGAAGTAAAAAATCCGTCAGATTTTTTTATAAGTGACAGAGATGAAAAAAATATCGGAAGTATAATAGTTCCAGTTTTTGAAGGAAGTAGAGTGTTTTTGTTTGAAGTGCAGTCACTACTTGGAACACCAAATTTTGGAATGCCACGAAGAACTGTGGAAGGATATGACAAAAATAGAGTTGAAATTTTAAGTGCAGTTTTATCACGTTCATTGAAGGTAGATGTAAATTCAAAGGATATTTATATTAATATTCCTGGCGGAATCAATTTAAGTGACAGAAGTTCCGATTTGGCTGTAGTTTTTTCTCTATTGTCTTCAATTAGTGGAAAGCCTGTTAGTCAAAAAATAGCGGCAATTGGGGAGCTGGGGCTTAGAGGAGAAGTGAGGAAGGTTTCGTTTATAAAGAATAGAATAACGGAACTTGAAAAGTTAGGATTCACAGGAGTTTATTTGCCAAAAAGCCATAAAGAAGAGCTGGAAAACGAAGAAAATAATAAATCCAAAAGAAAAATAAAACTAAATTACATCAGTAATATAAGTGAATTAGTTGAAAGGATAAAATAA
- the coaD gene encoding pantetheine-phosphate adenylyltransferase, with protein MKKKALYPGSFDPITKGHLDIIRRSSKLFDKVVIGIFKNSSKSKSWFSDEEKVAMIKETLKKENIEAEVKIFNGLLVDFICQEKVDILIRGLRALSDYEYELQFTLTNKTLAKSEYETVFLTASREYLYLSSSLVKEVAQNNGDLSHFVTKEVEEKIIEKVELMSE; from the coding sequence ATGAAAAAAAAAGCTTTGTATCCAGGTAGCTTTGATCCAATAACAAAAGGTCATTTAGATATTATAAGACGTTCTTCAAAATTATTTGACAAAGTGGTAATTGGAATTTTTAAAAATTCTTCAAAATCAAAATCCTGGTTTTCTGATGAAGAAAAAGTTGCGATGATAAAAGAAACTTTAAAAAAAGAGAATATAGAAGCAGAAGTTAAAATTTTCAATGGGTTATTGGTAGATTTTATTTGTCAAGAAAAAGTTGATATTCTAATTCGTGGACTTAGAGCATTGTCAGATTATGAGTATGAGTTGCAGTTTACACTGACAAATAAGACACTTGCAAAAAGTGAATATGAAACGGTATTTTTGACTGCATCAAGAGAATATTTATATTTAAGTTCCAGTTTGGTTAAAGAAGTTGCACAAAATAATGGAGATTTAAGCCATTTTGTGACAAAAGAAGTGGAAGAAAAAATAATAGAAAAAGTGGAATTAATGAGTGAATAA
- a CDS encoding DUF1385 domain-containing protein, with protein MKQKENRVTVGGQAVVEGVMMRGPKAIATAVRKQDGSIVYKKRILTENNNKWVKIPFIRGIISLYDAMFIGTSELIFASNQAGLEEEELSDKQIGFTILISVLVSIAVFMWLPSAVGGFLFPSNIVMQNLTEAIIKLLLFLGYIFGISFLKDIKRVFEYHGAEHKSIMNYELHKELTPKNAKVCTRFHPRCGTSFLLLVMLVSIIVFSLVDFILPMPKGNHLFMVLYKLITRVLFVPFVAGISYEFQRWSSFHLDNIFAKMIAIPGMWLQKITTREPDESQLEVAIVALKVSLGEEVNNATEVFVEKK; from the coding sequence ATGAAACAAAAAGAAAATAGGGTTACAGTGGGTGGACAAGCCGTTGTGGAAGGTGTCATGATGAGAGGTCCTAAAGCAATTGCAACAGCGGTGAGAAAACAGGACGGAAGTATTGTCTACAAAAAAAGAATTTTGACAGAAAATAATAATAAATGGGTAAAAATTCCATTCATAAGAGGAATTATTTCCCTTTATGACGCAATGTTTATAGGGACAAGTGAGCTTATATTCGCATCAAATCAAGCTGGACTTGAAGAAGAGGAGTTAAGCGACAAACAAATTGGTTTTACAATTTTAATATCAGTCCTAGTAAGTATTGCAGTATTTATGTGGTTGCCATCAGCAGTCGGAGGATTTTTATTTCCTTCAAATATTGTGATGCAAAATTTAACAGAAGCTATTATAAAATTATTATTGTTTTTGGGATATATTTTTGGGATCTCGTTTTTAAAAGATATAAAAAGAGTATTTGAATATCATGGGGCGGAGCACAAAAGTATAATGAACTATGAATTACACAAAGAGTTAACGCCAAAAAATGCAAAAGTTTGCACAAGATTTCATCCAAGATGTGGAACAAGCTTTTTGCTTCTTGTAATGCTTGTAAGTATAATAGTTTTTTCGCTGGTAGATTTTATTTTGCCAATGCCAAAGGGAAATCATCTATTTATGGTGCTTTATAAATTGATTACAAGAGTACTCTTTGTGCCATTTGTTGCAGGAATTTCATATGAGTTCCAAAGATGGTCAAGTTTTCATTTAGATAACATCTTTGCAAAAATGATAGCAATTCCTGGAATGTGGCTGCAAAAAATTACAACCAGAGAGCCAGATGAAAGTCAACTTGAAGTGGCAATTGTTGCGTTAAAAGTGTCACTTGGAGAAGAAGTTAACAATGCGACTGAAGTATTTGTGGAAAAAAAATAA
- the rnc gene encoding ribonuclease III yields the protein MMQKDSEELMRKIGYEFKNKKYLEKALIHRSYSNEIEKTKRYNNEKLEFLGDAVLNLITTEYIYERYEGKTEGELAKLKSQIISEPVFSSISSDMELGEYLYLSNGEIMSGGRHRKSILGDAFEALIGAIFKDSDYYTAKEVALKFLLNKIDNLEEIEGTGDHKTILQEVVQGKYKKMPEYVLIGTKGPDHDKIFETCVKWNDEVFGVGVGKSKKEAEKNAAKQALEKLSKLKK from the coding sequence ATGATGCAAAAAGATTCAGAGGAACTTATGAGGAAGATAGGTTATGAGTTTAAAAATAAAAAATATTTGGAGAAAGCTTTGATACATAGGTCATACTCGAATGAAATCGAAAAGACGAAGCGCTATAACAATGAAAAACTTGAATTTTTAGGAGATGCCGTCCTGAATTTAATAACGACAGAATATATTTACGAAAGATATGAAGGAAAAACAGAAGGAGAACTTGCCAAATTAAAAAGTCAAATTATAAGTGAACCAGTATTTTCGTCAATTTCATCCGATATGGAATTGGGAGAATATTTATATTTAAGTAACGGTGAAATTATGTCTGGTGGAAGACACAGAAAATCAATTTTAGGAGATGCGTTTGAAGCGCTAATTGGTGCAATTTTTAAGGATTCTGACTATTATACTGCTAAAGAAGTCGCATTAAAATTTTTACTTAATAAGATAGACAATCTTGAAGAAATCGAAGGAACAGGAGATCATAAAACAATTTTACAGGAAGTTGTTCAAGGAAAATATAAAAAAATGCCAGAATATGTGTTAATTGGAACAAAAGGACCTGATCATGATAAAATTTTTGAAACTTGTGTGAAATGGAATGACGAAGTTTTTGGTGTTGGAGTAGGTAAGAGTAAAAAAGAAGCAGAAAAAAATGCGGCAAAACAGGCACTTGAAAAATTGAGTAAATTAAAAAAATAG
- the disA gene encoding DNA integrity scanning diadenylate cyclase DisA, with protein MKKLTNRKKILEYIFEIISPGSKLREAVGRIQEAKLGALIVLGNPEELKDVMGGGFELNAEYSPQRVYELSKMDGAIILSEDIETIYGANIQLQPNYNIETDESGTRHQAAHRIAQQKGNLVITVSERRNKITVYLGKFRYLLNDIGGLFTKASQAITALEKYSVNIEKIRTNLSILEYDNTVMLFDVIECFRMYGLFFRMSEELKEYMSELGTEGRLIKIQYEEIMLNKNESFEALIRDYQKGCVKIEKIVNKVKNLTKEDLLDDEKILNLLGYDINVINLDEKIEPRGYGLLNNISKITKKDKETLIKEFSGVQSILAASVQEVTELKGISKFKALHISKALRRIKNKTALDRE; from the coding sequence ATGAAAAAATTAACAAACAGAAAAAAAATATTAGAATATATATTTGAAATTATATCACCGGGTTCAAAATTAAGAGAAGCCGTTGGTAGAATCCAAGAAGCAAAACTTGGAGCTTTGATTGTTTTAGGAAATCCTGAAGAGTTAAAAGATGTTATGGGTGGTGGATTTGAATTAAATGCCGAGTATTCTCCGCAAAGAGTCTACGAGCTTTCCAAAATGGACGGTGCAATAATTTTATCTGAAGATATTGAAACAATTTATGGTGCGAATATCCAGCTGCAGCCAAATTATAATATAGAGACTGATGAAAGCGGTACACGGCATCAGGCAGCACACAGAATAGCACAGCAAAAAGGGAATCTGGTAATAACAGTTTCTGAAAGACGAAATAAAATAACGGTATATTTGGGGAAATTCAGATATTTGTTAAATGATATAGGCGGTTTATTTACAAAAGCTTCCCAAGCGATAACGGCACTTGAAAAATATTCTGTAAACATTGAAAAAATTCGCACTAATTTATCTATTTTGGAATATGATAATACAGTTATGTTATTTGATGTTATTGAATGTTTTAGAATGTATGGACTTTTTTTTAGAATGTCTGAAGAGCTAAAAGAATATATGTCTGAGCTAGGGACTGAAGGCAGGCTTATAAAAATTCAATATGAGGAAATTATGCTCAATAAAAATGAAAGTTTTGAAGCACTCATAAGAGATTATCAAAAAGGTTGCGTAAAAATTGAGAAAATTGTAAATAAAGTAAAAAATTTGACAAAAGAAGATTTGTTAGATGATGAAAAAATTTTAAATCTATTGGGATATGACATTAACGTTATTAATTTAGATGAAAAGATTGAGCCAAGAGGATACGGGCTATTAAACAATATTTCAAAAATTACTAAAAAGGATAAGGAAACTTTGATAAAAGAATTTTCAGGAGTACAGTCTATTTTGGCGGCTTCTGTTCAAGAGGTAACAGAACTAAAAGGCATAAGTAAATTTAAAGCGCTTCATATTAGTAAAGCTCTGAGAAGAATAAAAAATAAAACTGCTTTGGACAGGGAATAA
- a CDS encoding M18 family aminopeptidase, whose translation MIHNTKELVNIQEKFLDMEVKSFGREVIEFIDDSVSTFHVVKNCSDILEENKFLRLMPQEKWKLKKGGKYFFKKSSSTIIAFTVGKNVDIKKGFKIFAAHTDSPCFKIKPNPEMITENILRLNTEVYGGPILNTWFDRPLSIAGRLIVKGENIFAPKTIKVKIDKPVMTIPNLAIHQNREVNNGVKIDRQNDVLPVLSLINEKFEKEEFLTKLILENVDVRKEDILDFDLYVYCWEKGCLLGANEEMISSPKIDNLASVYTGLLGLFEASKNEDRINVFVAFDNEEIGSATKQGADSNYLLNTLERIALTLGLDRIEFLQMIENSFMLSADAAHAAHPAHISKTDPTNRGKMNEGLSVKISAKQRYTSDAYSISVIKQLVEGTDIKIQNFVNESNEPGGSTIGPISATHLGIDSVDVGVPMLAMHSAREVCGVYDVFFLKELAKEFFSKG comes from the coding sequence GTGATACATAATACGAAAGAATTGGTTAATATTCAAGAGAAATTTTTGGATATGGAAGTAAAAAGTTTTGGAAGAGAAGTTATTGAATTTATTGATGACAGCGTAAGTACATTTCATGTTGTAAAAAATTGTTCTGATATTTTAGAAGAAAATAAATTTTTAAGACTTATGCCACAAGAAAAATGGAAATTGAAAAAAGGTGGAAAATATTTTTTTAAAAAGTCAAGCTCTACAATAATAGCATTTACAGTGGGAAAAAACGTTGATATAAAAAAAGGATTTAAAATATTTGCGGCACATACGGATTCGCCTTGTTTTAAAATTAAGCCGAATCCTGAAATGATAACAGAAAATATATTAAGATTAAATACAGAAGTTTATGGAGGTCCAATTTTAAATACTTGGTTTGATAGACCGCTATCTATTGCAGGAAGACTTATTGTAAAAGGAGAAAATATATTTGCACCAAAAACTATAAAAGTGAAAATAGATAAGCCAGTTATGACAATACCAAATTTAGCAATTCATCAGAATAGAGAAGTTAATAATGGAGTAAAAATAGACAGACAAAACGATGTCTTGCCAGTGCTTTCTCTTATAAATGAAAAATTTGAAAAAGAAGAATTTCTCACAAAATTGATTTTGGAAAATGTTGATGTGAGAAAAGAAGATATTCTTGATTTTGACTTGTATGTTTATTGCTGGGAAAAAGGTTGCCTTTTGGGTGCAAACGAAGAAATGATTTCTTCGCCTAAAATTGATAATTTGGCTTCAGTTTACACGGGACTGCTTGGACTTTTTGAAGCCAGTAAAAATGAGGATAGAATTAATGTATTTGTCGCATTTGATAATGAGGAAATTGGAAGTGCAACAAAACAGGGAGCTGATTCCAATTACTTGTTAAATACGTTAGAGAGAATTGCTTTGACATTGGGACTTGATAGAATTGAATTTTTACAAATGATTGAAAATTCTTTTATGCTTTCAGCTGATGCAGCACACGCTGCACATCCCGCACATATTTCCAAAACAGATCCAACAAACCGTGGAAAAATGAATGAAGGTTTATCTGTGAAAATAAGCGCAAAACAGAGATATACATCGGATGCCTATTCAATTTCTGTGATTAAGCAATTGGTCGAAGGAACCGATATAAAAATTCAAAATTTTGTAAATGAATCAAATGAACCTGGTGGCTCGACAATTGGTCCAATTTCTGCAACTCACTTGGGAATAGATTCAGTGGATGTTGGAGTCCCTATGCTTGCTATGCATTCGGCAAGAGAAGTATGTGGAGTTTATGATGTTTTTTTTCTAAAAGAATTAGCAAAAGAATTTTTTTCAAAGGGATAA